Proteins encoded within one genomic window of Granulicella pectinivorans:
- a CDS encoding pyridoxal phosphate-dependent aminotransferase, with amino-acid sequence MKLPSHGGQRHTIAAFAGMPMERLLDFSANINPEGPPFSVIPAIRKALDEASILEEYPDLAELALREAIATYACVPLETITVANGFVPLLETLLRIQPVRRCLLPVPAFVEYARAIQLASTEIVPFPLQPDSFIYNPETLVSAASHAGCDAVLLANPQNPSGVLATRSTMLRLVEKLNGLGIRLLLDEAFIDYAPEASLSADVDTFPHLTVFRSVTKFHGLPGLRVAYVLANRQLTAHLSASLAPWAITTLASRGVIAALDDIDYVQQSRQRNEHRRQTLSIQLHALGVETYPSAANFLLLRLPARMEASVFWNRMIREFGIVLRNCTNFEGLSGDHLRCAVRDEDDNARLVHAFASILRDL; translated from the coding sequence ATGAAACTACCCAGCCACGGCGGGCAGCGACACACCATCGCAGCGTTCGCCGGCATGCCCATGGAGCGCCTGCTGGACTTCAGCGCGAATATCAACCCAGAAGGTCCACCCTTCTCGGTGATACCGGCGATCCGCAAGGCGCTCGACGAAGCCTCCATCCTCGAAGAGTATCCTGACCTCGCAGAACTCGCCCTGCGCGAAGCGATCGCAACCTACGCATGCGTCCCGCTCGAGACAATCACCGTAGCCAACGGTTTCGTTCCTCTGCTCGAAACCCTCCTTAGGATCCAGCCCGTCAGGCGTTGCCTCCTCCCGGTACCTGCATTCGTGGAGTACGCGCGAGCAATCCAACTCGCCTCGACTGAGATCGTCCCATTCCCGCTGCAGCCAGACTCCTTCATCTACAACCCTGAAACGCTCGTCTCCGCGGCAAGCCATGCCGGCTGCGATGCGGTTCTGCTCGCGAATCCACAGAACCCCTCCGGCGTCCTCGCTACTCGATCCACAATGCTGCGCCTGGTCGAAAAGCTCAATGGCCTCGGCATCCGCCTGTTGCTGGATGAGGCCTTCATCGACTACGCACCCGAGGCATCCCTCTCCGCCGACGTGGACACCTTCCCGCATCTGACGGTCTTTCGTTCAGTCACGAAGTTCCACGGCCTGCCCGGTCTGCGCGTAGCCTATGTCCTCGCCAATCGGCAGCTCACCGCACACCTCTCCGCGTCGCTCGCTCCATGGGCCATCACCACGCTTGCCAGCCGAGGCGTCATCGCAGCATTGGATGACATCGACTACGTGCAGCAGTCTCGTCAACGCAACGAGCATCGCCGTCAAACGCTGAGCATCCAGCTCCATGCACTGGGAGTGGAGACATACCCGTCCGCTGCCAACTTCCTTCTGCTTCGTCTACCCGCACGCATGGAGGCAAGCGTGTTCTGGAACCGCATGATCCGCGAATTTGGCATCGTGCTGCGCAACTGCACAAACTTCGAAGGGCTGTCCGGCGATCATCTCCGCTGTGCCGTGCGCGACGAGGACGACAACGCTCGTCTGGTCCATGCCTTCGCATCGATCCTGCGAGACCTCTAA
- a CDS encoding cobyric acid synthase, which produces MSARAIMVLGTSSHVGKSLLVAALCRIFAQHGVRVAPFKSQNMSLNSAATPEGLEIGRAQALQAEAAGIAPSVHMNPILLKPMGDMRSQIVVHGRIWGSLSASDYHLRRVEELMPAVRESYATLAESYDVVVIEGAGSPAEINLKQHDIVNMRIAAMADARCLLVGDIDRGGVFASLLGTVLLLDPEEQARIDGFAINKFRGDLSLLASGVHRMEQRLAKPCLGVVPFLQDLKLDEEDSVGLRIEPGLKWKPDTNSSRPLNIAVIALPSFSNFTDFDALLAEPSIALHFVRTTEALTLADVVILPGSKQTVDDLLWLRAQGLDAAIEKHAIAKWVVGICGGMQMLGHTILDSEGIEHAGTFAGLGLLPIHTTMLAHKITSLAHGAVIEGSTLGAHLSGIPVCGYEIHVGETTYLEHAAPFARIARLDTPGTEYTDGCIAPAGHIFGTYLHGLFDEDAFRHAFLADVRAFYTLSPATEFADWKTVRENELNRLASHVEAALDMNTIFRWAGLRYESSKAEPPR; this is translated from the coding sequence ATGAGCGCACGCGCCATCATGGTACTCGGCACCAGCTCCCACGTCGGGAAATCCCTTCTCGTCGCCGCCTTGTGCCGCATCTTCGCACAGCACGGCGTCCGCGTCGCACCCTTCAAATCGCAGAACATGTCTCTGAACTCCGCAGCCACACCCGAGGGTCTCGAGATTGGTCGCGCGCAGGCCCTGCAGGCCGAAGCTGCGGGAATCGCGCCATCCGTTCACATGAACCCCATCCTCCTCAAGCCCATGGGCGACATGCGTTCGCAGATCGTGGTGCACGGCAGGATCTGGGGATCGCTCTCCGCCTCGGACTATCATCTGCGCCGCGTCGAGGAGTTGATGCCTGCCGTACGCGAAAGCTACGCCACGCTGGCCGAATCCTACGACGTCGTCGTGATCGAAGGCGCAGGCTCTCCCGCCGAGATCAACCTCAAACAGCACGATATCGTCAACATGCGCATCGCCGCCATGGCAGACGCCCGCTGCCTTCTTGTCGGTGACATTGATCGTGGTGGTGTCTTCGCCTCTCTGCTCGGCACGGTTCTGCTCCTTGACCCCGAAGAGCAGGCCCGCATCGACGGCTTCGCGATCAACAAGTTTCGCGGCGATCTGTCCCTGCTCGCTTCCGGCGTTCATAGGATGGAGCAGCGCCTCGCAAAGCCGTGCCTCGGCGTCGTACCTTTTCTGCAAGATCTGAAACTCGACGAAGAAGATTCGGTAGGGCTCCGCATCGAACCCGGCCTGAAGTGGAAACCCGACACGAACTCGTCGCGCCCTCTCAACATCGCTGTCATCGCGCTGCCGTCCTTCTCCAACTTCACGGACTTCGACGCACTCCTCGCCGAGCCATCCATCGCCCTGCACTTTGTCCGTACCACCGAAGCCCTCACCCTGGCCGACGTCGTGATCCTGCCCGGCAGCAAGCAGACGGTGGACGACCTCCTCTGGCTCCGTGCGCAAGGCCTCGATGCAGCCATCGAAAAACACGCCATCGCGAAGTGGGTCGTGGGCATCTGCGGAGGCATGCAGATGCTCGGACATACCATCCTCGACAGCGAAGGCATAGAGCACGCTGGCACCTTCGCGGGCCTGGGTCTGCTGCCGATCCACACCACCATGCTGGCACACAAGATAACAAGCCTGGCGCACGGCGCGGTCATCGAGGGGAGCACACTGGGTGCGCACCTCTCCGGAATCCCTGTCTGCGGTTATGAGATCCACGTGGGAGAAACGACCTATCTCGAACACGCAGCGCCCTTTGCGCGCATCGCACGCCTCGATACTCCAGGCACGGAATATACCGATGGCTGCATAGCCCCTGCGGGACACATCTTCGGGACATACCTGCACGGTCTCTTTGACGAGGACGCCTTTCGCCACGCATTCCTCGCAGACGTCCGTGCCTTCTATACACTCAGCCCTGCAACAGAGTTCGCGGACTGGAAGACCGTGCGCGAAAACGAACTCAATCGCTTGGCCTCTCACGTGGAAGCCGCCCTTGATATGAACACGATCTTCCGCTGGGCAGGTCTTCGCTACGAAAGCAGCAAAGCGGAGCCACCCCGATGA
- a CDS encoding cobaltochelatase subunit CobN, with amino-acid sequence MSTQHRQRVIRADGRAFNIVQHRAHLTYCYTGCCCGITERGYAAVPVDVYTEEWLRRKMRQDVHLTKGGCLGPCALANVVSLVFDGKSIWFHSVNSAWQVRQIFEYVDSMLKADRFLQPPSELSEYVFNYYDWDVRLPSAAESITTLEVVKPHGAIMLLSHADTDLLTLMKAAETMPEELKVSGFSLNALRTEDQMHVLITGEMSKAKVIVVRCHGPLHCIPGFDRLKATCATRGQSLVLVSGCGENTTEFSETIHTPLDVMQTAASYLDLGGAANFGELFRFLSDRLMLTGYGYAAASAMPEHGIYLPETEGATFEDWQRQADPAKPTAAVLFYRAHRMSGNTNFIDAMTAALESQGLNALCVFTSSLKALEDGRPAVFRLIEGRTDVLVSTLSFALGEVNTGSVTDAGDGVGAFDALGIPVVQAIASGMPRGAWEGSRRGLNALDTAVNVAIPEFDGRIISVPVSFKERSAAGAEHLYVAHADRVKRVAGIAARLAALRRTPNRDKRIAFVLTNSAAKAAQVGGAVGLDSAASLLTTLRAMRARRYSIAALPDTSDALMQDLLRRGTYDDMYPLDPARAQRFSRTGYRAVFTKFPEKAGRRMQDFWGQPQDRGPSILPAKKTDKKLLPTIGGKVVSIDQEEPWGDDRDYLFAAMELGNALIALQPPRGYGIDPDAIYHTPDLPPTHHYAAFYRWLATPQADGGWGADAIVHMGKHGTLEWLPGKGIGLSGECYPDLLLGDLPLVYPFILNDPGEGSQSKRRAHAVVVDHMTPPMTTAETYGALAELNQLVNEYYAVEKLDPAKLPYLQQQIWELVERTNLKADLDMKTMLTRERGDHTHEWDDALTPEGVPTTLASMTGNEVAHLIEDLDGYLCELGMAQIRDGLHILGQMPPMPEMLRSLTRLANINVPSLQASLATAFGFDLASLLDAPGERLEEDRQLLGVTCYTHADVLETLDRAALDLFTMLETLGFRAEAIEEVQRAVIGLATAEMTAALQFACVELVAKLEQTGDEIEHLLDALEGKYVPAGPAGAPTRGMAHVLPTGRNFYAVDPRALPSQAAWRVGQQLAHEAVERFRAEEGSYPEMMGLSVWGTSQMRTHGDDVAEAFALLGVRPVWSSQSRRLESVAVIPLGELGRPRIDVTLRISGFFRDAFPHLIELFDEAVGMVVELDEPLDQNFPRKHYLADLAKHHTMPDHEAQAQARYRIFGSKPGSYGAGILPLMETGNWKNDDDLARAFLAWGGYAYGKGTEGVDAQPVFTERLKSIQVALHNQDNREHDIFDSDDYFQFHGGMVASIRALTGNQPKAYFGDSSRPESAQVRDLKEEALRVYRSRVVNPKWIESIKRHGYKGGLELAATVDYIFGFDATAHIAPDFVYEGLAEHYALVPEMRAFFEASNPWALHAIAERLLEAARRELWEAPAAETLEKLRGILLDTETLLEEQGERRREAVL; translated from the coding sequence ATGTCGACACAGCATCGCCAGCGCGTGATTCGGGCGGATGGACGCGCCTTCAACATCGTGCAGCACAGAGCCCACCTTACGTATTGCTACACGGGATGCTGCTGCGGCATCACGGAGCGCGGATATGCGGCTGTGCCGGTGGATGTGTATACGGAGGAGTGGCTGCGGCGCAAGATGCGACAGGATGTTCACCTGACCAAGGGCGGATGTCTTGGACCGTGTGCCCTGGCGAATGTGGTGAGTCTTGTGTTCGACGGCAAGAGCATCTGGTTTCATTCAGTGAACAGCGCGTGGCAGGTGCGGCAGATCTTCGAGTATGTGGACTCGATGCTGAAGGCGGATCGCTTTCTGCAGCCACCGTCGGAGCTGAGTGAGTATGTCTTCAACTACTACGACTGGGATGTGCGGCTGCCGAGCGCGGCGGAGTCCATAACGACGCTGGAGGTGGTGAAGCCGCATGGCGCCATCATGCTGCTGTCGCATGCGGATACGGATCTGCTGACGTTGATGAAGGCCGCTGAGACGATGCCGGAAGAGCTGAAGGTGAGTGGGTTCTCGCTGAACGCACTGCGCACCGAAGATCAGATGCATGTGCTGATCACGGGAGAGATGAGCAAGGCCAAGGTGATCGTGGTGCGTTGCCATGGGCCGTTGCATTGTATCCCGGGATTCGACCGGCTGAAGGCAACGTGCGCGACGCGCGGTCAGTCGCTGGTGCTGGTGAGTGGATGCGGAGAGAACACTACGGAGTTCTCGGAGACCATTCATACGCCGCTCGACGTGATGCAGACTGCGGCGTCTTACCTGGATCTGGGTGGCGCGGCCAACTTCGGGGAGTTGTTCCGATTTCTCTCCGACCGGTTGATGCTGACTGGATATGGCTATGCCGCGGCGAGTGCGATGCCGGAGCATGGGATCTATCTTCCGGAGACGGAGGGCGCGACGTTCGAAGACTGGCAGAGGCAGGCGGACCCTGCGAAGCCCACGGCCGCGGTGTTGTTCTATCGCGCGCATCGCATGAGCGGCAACACCAACTTTATCGATGCGATGACGGCGGCACTGGAGAGCCAAGGTCTGAACGCGCTTTGTGTCTTCACTTCGAGCCTGAAGGCGCTAGAGGATGGTCGGCCCGCAGTGTTTCGGTTGATTGAAGGACGCACGGATGTTCTGGTTTCGACGCTCTCATTTGCGCTGGGTGAGGTGAACACGGGCTCGGTGACGGATGCGGGGGATGGTGTTGGTGCGTTTGACGCGCTGGGAATACCGGTGGTGCAGGCCATTGCGAGCGGCATGCCGAGGGGCGCGTGGGAAGGGTCGCGGCGGGGACTGAACGCCCTGGATACGGCGGTGAATGTTGCGATTCCGGAGTTCGATGGACGCATTATCAGTGTGCCGGTTTCGTTCAAGGAACGGAGTGCCGCAGGTGCGGAACATCTGTATGTGGCGCACGCGGATCGAGTGAAGCGAGTGGCTGGAATTGCTGCGCGGCTTGCTGCGTTGCGCAGGACGCCAAATCGCGACAAACGGATTGCGTTTGTGCTGACCAACTCTGCCGCGAAGGCTGCGCAGGTGGGTGGTGCGGTTGGGCTTGATTCGGCGGCGAGTCTGCTGACAACTTTGAGAGCGATGCGGGCGCGGCGCTATAGCATCGCGGCTTTGCCCGATACGTCGGATGCACTGATGCAGGACCTGTTGCGGCGAGGGACGTACGACGATATGTATCCGCTGGACCCTGCGCGGGCGCAACGCTTCTCGCGGACGGGCTATCGCGCAGTCTTCACGAAGTTTCCGGAGAAGGCCGGCCGCAGGATGCAGGACTTCTGGGGACAGCCACAAGATCGCGGTCCAAGTATTTTGCCGGCGAAGAAGACGGATAAGAAGCTGCTGCCTACGATCGGTGGCAAGGTCGTTTCGATCGACCAGGAAGAGCCGTGGGGAGACGACCGCGACTATTTGTTCGCTGCGATGGAGTTGGGCAATGCATTGATTGCGTTGCAGCCTCCGCGTGGCTATGGCATCGATCCGGATGCGATCTATCACACGCCCGATCTTCCACCGACGCACCACTATGCGGCGTTCTACCGATGGCTTGCGACGCCGCAGGCCGATGGCGGGTGGGGGGCGGATGCGATCGTCCATATGGGCAAGCATGGAACGCTGGAGTGGTTGCCGGGCAAAGGGATTGGACTCTCCGGGGAGTGCTATCCGGATCTGTTGCTGGGCGATCTGCCGCTGGTGTATCCGTTTATCTTGAACGATCCGGGTGAAGGCAGTCAGTCGAAGCGGCGTGCGCATGCGGTAGTGGTGGACCATATGACGCCGCCGATGACAACCGCGGAGACGTATGGTGCGCTCGCGGAGTTGAACCAGCTCGTGAACGAATACTATGCAGTGGAGAAGCTGGATCCGGCGAAGCTGCCTTATCTGCAACAGCAGATCTGGGAGCTGGTGGAACGGACGAATCTGAAGGCCGATCTCGATATGAAGACCATGCTGACGCGGGAGCGTGGGGATCATACGCATGAGTGGGATGATGCGCTGACACCGGAGGGTGTGCCTACGACGCTGGCGTCGATGACGGGCAATGAGGTCGCGCATCTGATTGAAGATCTCGATGGCTATCTCTGCGAGCTTGGCATGGCGCAGATACGCGATGGTCTGCACATCCTGGGGCAGATGCCTCCCATGCCAGAGATGCTGCGTTCGTTGACGCGGCTGGCGAACATCAACGTGCCGAGTCTGCAGGCGAGCCTGGCTACGGCGTTTGGGTTTGATCTTGCGAGCCTGCTGGATGCACCGGGAGAGCGGCTTGAGGAAGACAGGCAGCTTCTTGGTGTTACGTGCTACACGCATGCCGATGTGCTTGAGACGCTGGATCGCGCTGCGCTGGATCTGTTCACGATGCTGGAGACACTTGGGTTTCGTGCCGAGGCGATCGAAGAGGTGCAGCGTGCAGTGATTGGGTTGGCGACGGCGGAGATGACAGCGGCGCTCCAGTTCGCGTGTGTGGAGCTGGTGGCGAAGCTCGAACAGACGGGCGATGAGATTGAACATTTACTGGATGCGCTGGAGGGCAAGTATGTGCCGGCGGGGCCAGCGGGAGCGCCGACGCGTGGGATGGCGCATGTGTTGCCCACGGGACGCAACTTCTATGCGGTCGATCCGCGTGCTTTGCCTTCGCAGGCAGCCTGGCGGGTGGGACAACAGTTGGCCCATGAAGCCGTTGAGCGCTTTCGCGCCGAAGAGGGCAGCTATCCGGAGATGATGGGGTTGAGCGTGTGGGGAACGTCGCAGATGCGGACGCATGGAGACGATGTTGCCGAAGCGTTCGCGCTGCTTGGAGTGCGGCCGGTGTGGAGTTCGCAATCGCGAAGGCTGGAGAGCGTTGCGGTGATTCCTCTGGGTGAGCTGGGGCGTCCGCGCATCGACGTTACGCTACGGATCAGCGGATTCTTTCGCGATGCGTTTCCGCATCTGATCGAGCTGTTCGATGAGGCTGTCGGCATGGTGGTTGAGCTGGATGAACCGCTCGACCAGAACTTTCCGCGGAAGCATTACCTTGCCGACCTGGCCAAGCACCATACGATGCCGGATCATGAGGCGCAGGCACAGGCGCGGTATCGCATCTTCGGGTCGAAGCCAGGATCGTATGGGGCGGGGATACTGCCGCTGATGGAGACCGGCAACTGGAAGAACGATGACGACCTTGCGCGGGCGTTTCTTGCTTGGGGCGGCTATGCCTATGGCAAAGGAACCGAGGGTGTGGACGCGCAGCCTGTGTTCACGGAACGCCTGAAGTCAATTCAGGTTGCGCTGCATAACCAGGACAATCGAGAGCATGACATCTTCGACTCGGACGACTACTTCCAGTTTCATGGAGGCATGGTCGCTTCGATCCGGGCACTTACGGGGAATCAACCCAAGGCCTACTTTGGGGATAGCTCCCGTCCTGAGTCGGCGCAGGTGAGGGACCTGAAGGAAGAGGCGCTGCGGGTGTATCGATCGCGTGTGGTGAATCCGAAGTGGATCGAGAGCATCAAGCGGCATGGATATAAGGGTGGCCTGGAGCTGGCGGCCACCGTCGACTATATTTTTGGCTTCGATGCGACTGCGCATATCGCTCCGGACTTCGTGTACGAAGGGCTGGCGGAGCATTATGCGCTGGTGCCGGAGATGCGTGCGTTCTTTGAGGCGTCGAATCCGTGGGCTCTCCATGCGATTGCGGAACGATTGCTGGAGGCGGCGCGGCGTGAGTTGTGGGAGGCGCCTGCCGCGGAGACGCTCGAGAAGCTGCGGGGGATTTTGCTCGATACAGAGACGCTGCTTGAAGAGCAGGGCGAGCGTCGACGAGAGGCGGTTCTATGA
- the cbiB gene encoding adenosylcobinamide-phosphate synthase CbiB, with protein MKRAILLPAAFLVDQVAGDPEWFPHPVRAMGAAIEHGEALIRRDEDDEAAQCMKGLLLSTALVASTYILTQQAIALSYRLTPAIGRTVETLLGWTCLAARNLHQEAESVSAALDANDLALARLRIARIVGRDTAHLDTHEISRALIETLAESASDGVVAPMFYLTLGGAPLAMAYKAVNTLDSMIGHRNTRYQYFGRFAARLDDAANFIPARLTALYFVLTSAADAPASWATWRRDGSRHKSPNAGQPEAALAGALGVCLGGSNTYDGELIAAQRMGEEFAAPTPAKARDAIRATARVAALALGVCVLFAFCRSRHKGEQ; from the coding sequence ATGAAACGAGCCATCCTGCTCCCCGCTGCCTTTCTCGTCGATCAGGTCGCCGGCGATCCCGAATGGTTTCCCCATCCCGTCCGCGCGATGGGTGCTGCCATCGAGCATGGGGAAGCCCTCATCCGCCGCGATGAGGACGACGAAGCGGCACAGTGTATGAAGGGCCTTCTTCTCTCGACGGCTCTGGTGGCTTCGACGTATATCTTGACGCAACAGGCCATCGCGCTCTCCTATCGGCTTACACCCGCCATCGGACGCACTGTGGAGACTCTTCTTGGATGGACCTGCCTCGCCGCACGCAATCTGCACCAGGAAGCGGAAAGCGTAAGCGCTGCGTTGGACGCAAACGATCTCGCCCTGGCAAGACTTCGCATCGCACGCATCGTGGGTCGCGATACCGCGCACCTCGACACCCATGAGATCAGCAGGGCCCTCATCGAGACGCTCGCCGAGAGCGCATCAGACGGCGTGGTCGCACCGATGTTTTACCTGACCTTGGGCGGCGCTCCACTCGCCATGGCATACAAGGCGGTCAATACACTCGACTCCATGATCGGCCATCGCAACACAAGGTATCAGTACTTCGGCCGGTTCGCCGCGCGCCTCGACGACGCCGCAAACTTCATCCCCGCACGCCTTACGGCTCTCTATTTCGTGCTCACGTCCGCTGCTGACGCGCCAGCCTCGTGGGCCACATGGCGACGCGATGGATCCAGGCACAAGAGTCCTAACGCAGGCCAGCCCGAAGCTGCGCTCGCCGGTGCGCTGGGTGTGTGTCTCGGTGGCTCCAACACCTACGATGGCGAACTCATCGCCGCGCAACGGATGGGAGAAGAGTTCGCCGCACCCACCCCCGCAAAGGCCCGCGATGCGATCCGCGCCACAGCGCGCGTAGCCGCGCTCGCCCTCGGTGTCTGCGTCCTGTTTGCGTTCTGCCGCAGCAGGCACAAAGGAGAGCAATGA
- a CDS encoding AAA family ATPase, producing the protein MRSPTYPFAAVVGQDAMKLALLLAAVDWRLGVLLRGDKGSGKTTTARGLAALLPSPAPFVNLPLGATEDRLLGGLDLERTLKGEPELKRGLLAEAHGGILYVDEVNLLQGHLGDALLDAAATGVNYLEREGLSASHPAEFVLLGSMNPEEGTLRPQLLDRFALSVSVDAPDEPALRQEVVSRRISFERDPAGFAVAWEAAQEALREKIAGARARLGLVECSAEMLRSICAVVSERGIRSLRADLAVMRAAAAYAALSGEEAVGANHVEAVLPLALGHRARDANRTQRPPSSPPPPRREEEKASGANEDSGYTAERVFAPRSVETTMVASPHEGGQRGGAAVKEPGRGPVTGQRASSQPRELDLLSTVKHALQETGSLQPRTSDLHERVRDGGAARRHVIVIDSSGSHAIHERMRLVKGATESLLTRSFRRGDEVAILVFRGTSAEVLVEPTSNLADALTALEYLPTGGRTPLAHALELSKGYVTAHTTLIVMTDSRANYPLFGGDPWREALDVAAQIECGALVVDTEISQNPLGQARLLADSLRARYVTLEELIATG; encoded by the coding sequence ATGAGATCTCCAACCTATCCGTTTGCCGCTGTCGTGGGCCAGGACGCGATGAAGCTTGCGCTGCTGCTGGCCGCGGTGGATTGGCGTCTGGGGGTTCTGCTGCGCGGCGATAAGGGGTCGGGCAAGACGACCACGGCGCGGGGGCTCGCGGCGTTGTTGCCTTCGCCTGCCCCGTTCGTGAACCTGCCGCTTGGAGCCACCGAGGATCGGCTGTTGGGTGGGCTTGACCTGGAGCGTACGCTGAAGGGCGAGCCGGAGTTGAAGCGCGGTCTGCTGGCGGAGGCGCATGGCGGGATTTTGTATGTCGATGAAGTGAATCTGCTGCAGGGGCATCTGGGCGATGCGCTGTTGGATGCCGCGGCGACGGGGGTGAACTACCTCGAGCGTGAAGGGCTGAGTGCTTCGCATCCGGCGGAGTTCGTGCTGCTGGGCAGTATGAACCCGGAGGAGGGTACGCTGCGCCCGCAACTGCTGGATCGATTCGCGCTTTCGGTGTCCGTGGACGCTCCGGACGAGCCTGCGTTGCGGCAAGAGGTTGTGAGCCGGAGGATTTCGTTTGAGCGCGATCCTGCGGGATTCGCCGTGGCGTGGGAGGCTGCCCAGGAAGCACTGCGGGAGAAGATCGCAGGGGCACGCGCGCGACTTGGTTTGGTGGAGTGCTCTGCGGAGATGTTGCGTTCGATCTGCGCGGTGGTCTCTGAGCGAGGCATCCGTTCGCTGCGTGCGGATCTGGCGGTGATGCGCGCAGCGGCTGCGTATGCGGCGTTGTCGGGCGAGGAGGCCGTCGGGGCGAATCATGTTGAGGCTGTGTTGCCACTCGCGCTGGGCCATCGGGCGCGAGATGCGAACCGCACGCAGAGGCCACCGAGTTCACCACCTCCACCCAGGCGGGAGGAGGAGAAAGCATCCGGGGCGAACGAAGACTCGGGCTACACGGCCGAGCGCGTGTTTGCACCGCGATCCGTGGAGACGACGATGGTTGCGTCGCCGCATGAGGGTGGGCAGCGCGGTGGGGCTGCGGTGAAGGAGCCCGGACGCGGGCCAGTTACGGGTCAACGCGCGTCGAGCCAGCCGCGTGAACTCGATCTTCTGAGCACGGTGAAACATGCGCTGCAGGAGACGGGGTCACTGCAACCGCGCACCTCCGACCTGCATGAGCGGGTGCGAGATGGAGGCGCGGCGAGACGGCATGTGATTGTGATCGACTCCAGTGGATCGCATGCGATTCATGAGCGGATGCGGCTGGTGAAGGGCGCAACGGAGAGTCTGTTGACGCGCTCGTTCCGGCGAGGGGACGAGGTTGCGATCCTTGTGTTTCGCGGCACATCCGCGGAGGTGCTGGTTGAACCTACGTCGAACCTTGCGGATGCATTGACCGCGCTGGAGTATCTGCCTACGGGGGGACGAACGCCGCTGGCGCATGCGCTGGAGTTGAGCAAGGGGTATGTGACGGCGCACACGACTCTTATTGTGATGACGGATAGCCGGGCGAATTATCCGCTCTTTGGGGGCGATCCGTGGAGAGAGGCGCTGGATGTTGCCGCACAGATTGAATGCGGTGCGCTGGTTGTCGATACGGAGATTTCTCAGAATCCGCTGGGGCAGGCGAGGTTGTTGGCGGATTCGCTGCGTGCTCGGTATGTGACGCTGGAAGAGTTGATTGCGACCGGCTAA
- a CDS encoding FecCD family ABC transporter permease: MSLLVFVVAALVLPWIGAGPISLAHVLHREGPDYDILVQLRVTRTLLALLAGGALSLAGSLFQAMLRDALATPYTLGITGGASLGAVAVIAGGWPVIWGIPGTWFGALAGAFVVLGLVIGGSLRGRRISAFSMLLTGIAINSVCAACIIILGSYSGMSRSFSIAHWLIGSIDSISYASLAVLAAIVFVLGVFILTQARNWNLLAVGEQWAASRGLRVARVMRSGYIAGSILVAAAIALTGPIGFVGLIVPHLVRRRVSADHRILLPCVFLLGGAFLALCDALGRSVIAPVEVPAGAVLALLGGPYLVWVVRQRKPLEEA, encoded by the coding sequence GTGTCGCTTCTGGTGTTTGTGGTGGCCGCGTTGGTGTTGCCGTGGATCGGTGCGGGACCGATCAGCCTCGCGCATGTGCTGCATCGCGAGGGGCCGGACTACGACATTCTCGTGCAGCTTCGGGTGACGCGCACGCTGCTGGCCTTGCTGGCGGGCGGTGCGCTGTCGCTGGCGGGTTCGCTGTTTCAGGCGATGCTGCGCGATGCGCTTGCGACGCCGTATACGCTGGGAATTACCGGGGGCGCTTCGCTGGGGGCGGTCGCGGTGATTGCGGGTGGGTGGCCGGTGATCTGGGGCATTCCAGGCACGTGGTTCGGGGCGCTCGCGGGAGCGTTTGTGGTGCTTGGTCTGGTGATCGGCGGATCTTTGCGCGGACGCCGGATCTCGGCGTTCAGCATGCTGTTGACAGGCATTGCGATCAACAGTGTGTGTGCGGCCTGCATCATCATCCTGGGAAGTTATTCGGGGATGTCGCGCTCGTTCTCGATTGCGCACTGGTTGATTGGGAGTATCGATTCGATCAGCTACGCTTCGCTGGCGGTGCTCGCTGCGATTGTGTTTGTTCTGGGTGTGTTCATCCTGACCCAGGCACGCAACTGGAACCTGCTCGCGGTGGGAGAGCAGTGGGCTGCGTCGCGTGGGCTGCGGGTGGCGCGCGTGATGCGGAGCGGATATATCGCCGGCTCGATTCTGGTTGCGGCGGCGATCGCTTTGACGGGACCGATCGGCTTTGTGGGTTTGATTGTGCCGCATCTTGTGCGGCGAAGGGTAAGTGCCGACCACCGCATCCTGTTGCCTTGCGTGTTCCTGCTGGGCGGCGCTTTTCTTGCGTTGTGCGATGCGCTTGGACGGAGCGTGATCGCTCCGGTGGAGGTACCGGCCGGGGCTGTGCTGGCATTGCTTGGCGGGCCATACCTGGTGTGGGTCGTACGGCAGAGAAAACCATTGGAGGAAGCATAG